CGCCGTCGCCGATCTCGAGCACCGAGATGTCGAACGTGCCGCCGCCAAGGTCATAGACTGCGATCGTCTTGCCGTCGTTCTTCTCGAGGCCATAGGCGAGCGCCGCCGCGGTCGGCTCGTTGATGATGCGCAGCACTTCGAGGCCCGCGATCTTGCCGGCGTCCTTGGTCGCCTGGCGCTGGGCGTCGTTGAAATATGCCGGAACGGTGATCACTGCCTGCGTCACGGTCTCGCCGAGATACGATTCGGCGGTTTCCTTCATCTTCTGCAGCGTGAATGCCGAGATCTGCGACGGCGAATAATCCTCGCCACCCGCCTTCACCCAGGCGTCGCCGTTTGGCCCGCGGGTGATGGTGTAGGGCACCAGCTCGGTGTCCTTCTTGGTCACCGGATCGTCGAAGCGGCGGCCGATCAGGCGCTTCACTGCGAAGATCGTGTTGTCGCCGTTGGTCACCGCCTGGCGCTTGGCCGGCTGGCCGACCAGCCGCTCGCCATCCTTGGCGAATGCGACGATCGAAGGCGTGGTGCGCGCACCCTCTGCATTCTCGATGACCTTGGGCTTGCCGCCTTCCATCACCGCGACGCAGCTGTTGGTCGTGCCCAGATCGATACCGATTACTTTAGCCATGGTCCCTCGTTGGCCCCCAGATGTTCAATGTTCAAAGTCAAAAACCCGGCTCCCCTCGCCCCGAAATCGGCGACGGGGGAACCTGTCCAAACGCGATATAGGTGCGCTTCCGCTTGCCGCAAGAAGGACCCAATCCTAGAGGCTTCCCGAAACGGGAGTTGCGAAAGATGCGTGGATTTTCGGGGATCGTTGCGGCGGCGCTGCTGCTCGCCGGATGCGGACAGCCCGCCGAGTTGCGCGCCGACGGCGCCTGGGTGCGCCTGCCCGCAGTGACCGGCCGCCCCGGCGCGGCCTATTTCACGCTCCATGGCGGTGCCACCGCGGACACGCTGCTCGCCGCCGCCACCCCCGCGGCCTTGCGCGCCGAACTCCATGAGACGGTGACCACCCAGGGCGTCAAGGCGATGCGCCCGACCAGCGACGTCGCGGTTCCGGCCGGCGGCACGGTCGCGTTCGAACCCGGCGGCCGGCACGTCATGCTGTTCGATCTCGGTCCCAACGTGAAGTCGGGCACCCGCG
This genomic stretch from Sphingomonas sp. LM7 harbors:
- a CDS encoding copper chaperone PCu(A)C, with the protein product MRGFSGIVAAALLLAGCGQPAELRADGAWVRLPAVTGRPGAAYFTLHGGATADTLLAAATPAALRAELHETVTTQGVKAMRPTSDVAVPAGGTVAFEPGGRHVMLFDLGPNVKSGTRVPLALAFASGKRLEIQATIVGAGDPPPGR